TTGGATGCAAACACAATAAAGGAGATAAAGAAGCAGACTGCAATACCTATAGAAGATGAGCGAGATATACCCGCATACATCAGAAGAAGGAGAGGGGAGGAAAATTAGTTGCTGCCATACATCGTGGCTGCAGTTGGCTCTTTTCTGTTAGGCAGCATTCCCTTTGGCTGGTTGATAGCAAAGTTTAAAGGCATAGACATCAAAAAACAGGGCAGTGGTAATATAGGTGCCACAAATGTTTATAGGGTTATAGGAAAAAAGGAAGGTGCCTTAACTCTTCTTTTAGACCTTCTAAAAGGCAGTTTTGCTGTTGCGCTTTTCTCTTTTATTTATAGAGATGTTCATCTTGTAAATATTGTCAGTGCTTTAGCTGTTGTGTTAGGGCATGATTATAGCGTATTTTTGCTGTTTAAGGGTGGAAAGGGCGTTGCAACGAGCTATGGTTCAACGCTTGTTATATACCCATTGGCTGCCTTGTCGGGTATGTTTATCTGGATTCTTATTCTGCTTACGACGAAATACTCTTCACTTGCCGCTTTGCTCTCTTTTTTGATTGCGACACTTATAGCCTTGTCGAGCAACGATTACTATGTAAGAATTCTGTTTTTAATTTTGTATATTTTGATGATTTATAAACACAGAGAGAATATAAGGCGTCTATTTAGGAAAGAAGAGAGTAGGGTAAAAATTTGAGTTTTGTAAATTAATTGTGTATAAAGGGGCTTGGTTATGGCGCTAAGGAAAAGGGAAGTTGAACTGTTAGCCGATAAAATCTCCGTAAACCTTATAAGAAGTGGCAATATAAAACTCAATAAGGATGTATCTATTTTAAAGAGTATTGTCAAAGATGTGCTTGAAGAAGATGTTCAAAAAGAGAGAGAGATAGATATAAAGACAAAAGAGCTTCTCAAACAGTTCTCCAACGAGATAGAAAAAGAAGGTGCCGATAGCTCTAAGCTATTTATTATGGCGAAGAAAAAAGTGGCGAAGAAGGAAGGTTTTTTGCTATGAGATATAGCAGCGCAAGAATAAGGTATTTGGCAAGGCAGATATTCAAAAGGGCAACAGAAGAAGGTGTATTTGATGTTATCAGTAGTGAGAGAGCCGTGATTAACGAGATAATTGAGACAATGGAGAAGTATTTTTCATTAGAAGATGAAGTGTATGAGAAGGTGATGGAGAGTTTGCAGAAGAGAAGTAAAAAGCTTATTCCCGGCTCTATGGAGTGGGAAATAGCCTTTAATAAAGCGTTTGAAGAAGAGATGAGTAAAAGGTTGCTGAAATGAAAAAGGCTGTTCTTGTTTTGGAGAATGGAGAGATATTTGAAGGGTTTGCACTTGGGACTATAGGCACTGCTGTTGGAGAAGTTGTATTTAACACGGCAATGAGCGGGTATCAGGAGATTTTAACTGACCCATCTTACAAAGGGCAAATCGTCACGATGACATACACGCAAATAGGTAATTATGGGCTTAATAGAGACGATGAAGAGTCAGATAAGCCGTATGTTGAAGGCTTTGTCGTTAAGGAAGGAAGTGTTATAACTTCCAATTTCAGGTCTGAAGAGAGCTTGGATGAGTATTTAAAGAGACACAACATAGTGGCAATAGAAGGCATAGATACAAGAAAATTAACAAAGATGCTAAGGGTTAAGGGCTCTCTAATTGGTGCTATAAGCTCAACAGAGACAATTGATGAGCTAAAGAGAAGGGTAAGCTCATTTGAGATAGTCGGAAAAGATATGGTCAAGTTTGTGAGCACAAAACAGCCTTATAGATTTGATGATGGCATATTCAGGTTTGGCTATGAGATAAGAAAGATAAAAAGGGTGCTCGATAAACCCAAAAAGGTTGTTGTTATAGATTTTGGCGTAAAGAAGAATATTTTAAGGTATCTTGTTGAAGTTGGTTTTGATGTGTATGTTGTTGGAGCCTATACAAGTTATGATGAAGTTAAAGGTTTAAATCCAGATGCACTGTTTTTTTCAAATGGGCCTGGAGATCCAAGGGGAATTGATGAAAAATGGATAAAAGAGTACAGAAAGATGGCAGAGAATTTTGTCTGTTTTGGCATCTGTTTTGGTCATCAGATAATAGCAAGGGCGTTCGATGTGAAGATATACAAGATGAAGTTTGGCCATCATGGTGGTAATCACCCGGTTAAGGATTTAGACAGTGATAAGATATTTGTCACAGCTCAAAATCATAATTATGCCGTTGATGATAAAGATTTAGTTGAAAAAGGTTTCAAAATAACATATATAAATCTAAATGATGGCAGTGTGGAAGGTATGATGCATAAAGAACTGCCGCTTATGAGTGTTCAGTATCATCCAGAAGCATCACCAGGTCCACACGATGCTGAGTATCTGTTTGAGAGATTTGCCTTGATGGTAAAAGAAAATTAGAAGGGGTGTATAATGAGAAGACAGAGAACCCTAAAAGAGCCGATAGAAGCGACAGGTATAGGTTTGCATACAGGCAGAAAGGTTGAGATAAGACTTGAGCCAGCAGAAGAGAATAGCGGAGTTGTTTTCTATAGAGAAGATGCCGATACGCTTATAGAAGTTAAGCAGGAAAAT
This genomic stretch from Hippea alviniae EP5-r harbors:
- the carA gene encoding glutamine-hydrolyzing carbamoyl-phosphate synthase small subunit encodes the protein MKKAVLVLENGEIFEGFALGTIGTAVGEVVFNTAMSGYQEILTDPSYKGQIVTMTYTQIGNYGLNRDDEESDKPYVEGFVVKEGSVITSNFRSEESLDEYLKRHNIVAIEGIDTRKLTKMLRVKGSLIGAISSTETIDELKRRVSSFEIVGKDMVKFVSTKQPYRFDDGIFRFGYEIRKIKRVLDKPKKVVVIDFGVKKNILRYLVEVGFDVYVVGAYTSYDEVKGLNPDALFFSNGPGDPRGIDEKWIKEYRKMAENFVCFGICFGHQIIARAFDVKIYKMKFGHHGGNHPVKDLDSDKIFVTAQNHNYAVDDKDLVEKGFKITYINLNDGSVEGMMHKELPLMSVQYHPEASPGPHDAEYLFERFALMVKEN
- a CDS encoding DUF507 family protein, yielding MRYSSARIRYLARQIFKRATEEGVFDVISSERAVINEIIETMEKYFSLEDEVYEKVMESLQKRSKKLIPGSMEWEIAFNKAFEEEMSKRLLK
- the plsY gene encoding glycerol-3-phosphate 1-O-acyltransferase PlsY; its protein translation is MLPYIVAAVGSFLLGSIPFGWLIAKFKGIDIKKQGSGNIGATNVYRVIGKKEGALTLLLDLLKGSFAVALFSFIYRDVHLVNIVSALAVVLGHDYSVFLLFKGGKGVATSYGSTLVIYPLAALSGMFIWILILLTTKYSSLAALLSFLIATLIALSSNDYYVRILFLILYILMIYKHRENIRRLFRKEESRVKI
- a CDS encoding DUF507 family protein, which produces MALRKREVELLADKISVNLIRSGNIKLNKDVSILKSIVKDVLEEDVQKEREIDIKTKELLKQFSNEIEKEGADSSKLFIMAKKKVAKKEGFLL